ACGAACCGTAGACCTCGGCAAACCGGCCCACGAACTGTGAATGCAGGTCGGTTCCGGCAGAGAAAAGCTGGCCGCAGGAGGTGTATTTCCTGCGGGTCTCCTCCATCTTCTGCGCGGCCATGTCAATGGCCTCGTCCCAGGGAATGCGCTGCCACTTGCCTTCGCCGCGCGCACCCTTTCTCAGCAGGGGATGCTTGAGGCGATCCGGGTCATAGACCTGGGCAATGCCCGCATTGCCGCGGGCGCAGAGCATACCGCGCGACTTCAGAAATTTGGGGTTGGGATCGAGCTTCCTGACGACTCCGTCTTCAACATGGGCAATGAGACCGCACTTGTTGAAGCAAATGTCGCAGACAGAAAACCTGGAATCCCAGGCAGGCTCGACCACAGCGGCGGCATGGGCCTTCTTCAAACCGCCGAGCAGGACAGGACCGCCCAAAGCCCCCGCGGCTACAAGGCCGGAAGCCCGGAAAAAATCTCGACGGGACATGGTTTGCTTTGAATTCGACACTGAATACCTCCGGATATCCATTGGTCAGTCGTACGTCAGCGCTTCTCCACCGCCCTATTTCCCTCGGCTCGAAGCGTTGGGAGAAGCCACTTGATGGTCTTTGCCTCCCACTTCCCACGCAGGAGGCGAAGGACCGCGCCGACGTGGCCGGCGCGGCCCCATTGCATCATGCTAACTGCACTTTGCCGGGGACGGCGAGTCCTTGGCGTAATCATGCAGGTAGGTAAAAATGTCGTTCAGATCCTCTTCGGAAATGGTCCACTCGGGGCTGCACTTGATCTTGCCGGTATCGGAGAACAGAGCCGTCCATTCGGCCTGGGTCTTGTCCGCCGGGCTTATGTCGCTGGCGGAACTGCCATGACAGGAACGGCAGTTCTTGCGATAAAGGAACTTGCCCTTGCGGGCATTGCCACCACCCATGGCAAAGGCCATGGAAACAGCGAAAATGGTAATCAGGGCCGTTGCCACGGCCAGGACGAGCTTGCTTTTCATGCTCCCTCCAACTTTGATATGTTACGTGTTAAACACAATTTATCCACTCTTGAACCATATCGACCATGCGCAATCAGGCATATTATAACCTGAACCCGGTATGGGTTGTTCGTTTCATATATACCCATACCGGGTATAGGTGTCAAGCCCCTTGCCCCAAATAATAACAGACATACTATCAATAAATGCTATTTCAATGCATACTCATACCTAAACATCACACGGAGGTTCCCATGTCATATTGCTGGTCTTCGCATCTTCGCCCTGACTTCAGTTCATCCCCTGGGAAAAAGTTTACCGCGGCAGTCCTTGCCGTTGTTCTGCTCATGACCTTGACCATGGTCACCGAAGCCCGGTCGGCAGAACGAGCCCAGACCATCGGCTCGGTCAAAACCGTATCCGGCACGGCCTGCCTCGGCCGCAACGGAGAGCAGTTGCCCGCCAAGGTCGGCGACTACCTGCTTGAGGGCGACACGCTGATAACGGGTGCGGATTCCTCCATGGGGGTCATTTTCCGGGACGACACGCTCCTTTCACTGGGTTCGCGTTCACAGGTCCGCATCGACGCCTTCGTCTTTGATCCGGCCCAGGACAACATGAACTTTCTGACCAACGTCACCAAGGGCACGGCCCAATACATTTCCGGGCAGATCGCCAAGCTCTCGCCTGAAAAAATGAGCGTTGAAACGCCGCTCTCCACCATCGGAATCCGGGGCACCCGTTTTCTCGTCAAGGTCGATTAGGAGCATATCATGAAGAAACTCATACTCACCGCCCTGTGTCTCATGCTGTTGGCCGGATGCGGCCAGACCGTCGTACTCATGCCCGATCTGGACGGCCATGTCGGCGAAGTCACCGTGACCGCCAAGAGCGGTGAAACCGTGACCCTGAACCAGGCCAACCAGGCTGTACGCGGAAAGGACGACGTGTATACCGTGTCCGACCAAGAGCTGCAGTCCACCTTTGGCGAGGCCCTGGCCGCACAGCCCGAACCCACGGCCAGGTTCCTGCTGCACTTTTTCAGCGATTCGGCAAAACTCAAGCCCGAATCCGAGGCACTGATCCCCGAAATCATGGAAAGCTATCGCACCCGCGCCTCCACCGATGTTTCCGTCATTGGACACACCGATACGGTCGGAGAAAAGCAGTACAATTATGACCTTTCGGTCCGACGGGCCACGGCGGTCAAGGAGCTGCTCGAAGCCGCAGGCATACCCGCAGAAATCATCGAAACCACTTCCCACGGCGAAGAGAACCCGCTTGTTCCCACACCGGACGGCAAGGCGGAACCGAGAAACAGAAGAGTGGAAGTGCTGGTCAGATAATCCGCTACCAGAGACGGTCGGCAAAACCCCGATTGAAGCCGTGCTCAGTAATGAGATCGGCGGTCTTCCGGATGTCGTAGGGGATGAAGCGCATGGTCAGGATGCGGGTCTTCGGATCGAACAGCCCGTACTTGGCCCGGTTGTCGCCGTCACGCGGCTGGCCCACCGAACCTATATTCACCAGATGGCGCATACCGGGCGCAAGCCCGGTGTCGCCCTGGGGCAGGGGCCGCTTTTCGCATACCCCCCCCCGGCAGGTGAAGCGCACGAGGGCGTGGGTGTGCCCCACAAAACAGATTTCTTCACTGTACCGGGCGAACACCCCGGCCATGTCATCCTTGTACTTCCATAGATACTCGCTGACCGAATCCGGGGGCAGGCCGTGCACCATCCGGCAACCATGGGCCTTTATCGCCTTGGGCCGGGAGACGAGCCATTGGTAGGTCTCCTCGGTGATCATCTCGCGGGTCTTGCGCAGGGCATCCGCTGCCGGCTGGTTGAACTGGCGCAGATAATGGATGTTGATCAGCCCCTGCTCATGGTTGCCCATGGTGCAGTTCACCCCGCGCTCGCGCAACAGGTCCACGCACTCCTGGGGCTGCGGCCCGTACCCGATCATGTCGCCCAGGCAATAGGCCGCCTCCACTTCATGGGATTGGAGGTCGTCGAGCACCTGCTTCAGGGCTTCCAGGTTGCCATGGACATCGGACATGATGGCGATGAGAGTCATGGATAAAAGCCTATCCTTTCGAGGACTCCACCGCAAGACACCGGCTGAAAATGCTTGCAATTTGCCGGTCCTTGCGGTGCAGTTCAGCATCAAAAATCAAGCGAGACCCTCATGCACATGCCCGACATCGAACAGACCGTCTCTGCCCTGACGGCCAACGGCTTCACCGTGTACCGAACCCCGAACCCGGACGGGGCGCGGGATATCATCCTCAATGAAATCCTTCCTGGGATCATGCCCAGGGTCGTGTCCTTCGGAGACTCCCTGACCCTGATGGAGACAGGGGTGCTGGACGCCTTCCGCGCCGACCCCGAAATCGAATTCATCGACACCTTCGAACAAGGCGTGGACCGACCGGAGATTCTCCAGCGCCGCCGCCAGGCCCTGCTTTCCGACCTCTTCCTGACAGGAAGCAACGCGGTCACCACAAACGGCAAGCTGGTCAACCTGGACATGGTCGGCAACCGGGTGGGCGGCATTGTGTTCGGCCCGGAACACGTCGTCATCACGGTGGGCGTGAACAAGATCGTGCCGGACGCCAATGCGGCCATCCAGCGCATCCGCACGGTCGCGGCCCCGCAAAACGCCAGGCGCCACAACGCAAAAACCCCGTGCGCCAAGACCGGCCGCTGCATGGAATGCAAGAGCCCTGAACGCATATGCAACGTCTGGACGATCACGGAAAAGAGCTGGCCCAAGGGCCGCATCAGAGTGGTGTTGATAGATCAGGAACTGGGCCTGTAACCAAAACAGCCACACCCCGCGAAGCGGCACCAGAAAGTTTTGGAAAAGGAGGGGATGAGGGTCCGGGGAAAGGGGAGGAAAAACCTTTCTCAAAAAGTTTTTCCTCCCCTTTCCCCGGGATTCTAATCGTCGTCAAGCCCGGTCAGGTCGCCTATCTCGAAACCGCATTCCTCTGCCTTGAGCACGCGGCGCATGAGCTTGCCCGAGCGGGTCTTGGGCAGTTTGTCGCGGAATTCGATGGACTTGATCACGGCCACGGGACCGAGTTCGTTGCGGATGGTCTTCTTCAGTTCCTTGATCAGGTCGTCGTTGGGCGTGAAATCGTTGTTGAGCAGGACGAATGCCTTGGCGGCCTCGCCCTTGATCTGGTCCGGCACGCCGATTACCGCGCATTCGCAGACCGCCGGGTGCATGCCGAAGGCGGCCTCAAGCTCGGCGGACCCGATGCGGTGCCCGGCGATGTTGATGACATCGTCGGCCCGGCCCTGAATCCAGATGTAACCGTCCTCGTCCTTCTTGGCCACGTCGCCCGCATAGTACAGACCGGGAATCTGTTCCCAGTACTTCTTGTAGCGATCGTCGTCATTCCACAACCCGGTCATCATGGACGGCCATGGCGCAGTGACCACGAGCAATCCCCCCTTGCCGGGCGGCACGGGCTTCCCGTCCTTGTCCACCACGTCCACCTCCACGCCGGGCAGGGCCTTGGTCACCGAACCGGGTTTGAGCAGGGAGATGGGCAGGGGCGAGATCATGAACATGCCGGTCTCGGTCTGCCACCAGGTGTCGAGCACCGGGCATTCCGAGCGGCCGATTACTTTGTAGAGCCATATCCATGCCTCGGGCGAAATGGGTTCGCCCACGGTGCCCAGCAGACGGAGGCTGGAAAGGTCGTGCTGCTTGGGATACTGGGTGCCGAACCGCATAAGCATGCGGATCATGGTCGGCGCGGTATAGAAGATGGTCACCCCGTATTTGGCCACAATGGACCAGAGCCGGTCTGCCTGGGGATAATTGGGATGACCTTCGTACATGACCGAGGTGGTGCCTGCCATGAGCGGGCCGTACACTCCGGCGCTGTGGCCGGTGACCCAGCCGGAATCGGCGGTGCACCAAAAAATATCCGTGGGCTTGATGTCGAACACGGTGGTCAGGGTGCGGTTCACGCCGACCATGTATCCGGCGTGGGAATGCACGATGCCCTTGGGCTTGCCCGTGGTGCCGGAGGTATAGAGCAGAAACAGGGGGTCATCCGCGTCCATGACCTCGGTGGGAGCCTCGTTGCGTTCCTGACGCACCAGGTCCTCGTAATGAAAATCGCGGCCGTCGACCATGTCCACGCCGATGTTGCAGCGGCGCACCACCACCATGGACTCCACGCAGTCGGCGCAGGCCCCGATCAGGGCCTCGTCCGCGGTCTCCTTGATGCTGATGATCTTGCCGTTGCGGTAGAACCCGTCCGCCGTGATGAGCAGCTTGGCCTGGGCATCGTTGATGCGCTGCCTCAGCGCCTTGGCCGAAAACCCGGCGAACACCACCGAATGGACGGCCCCGATCTTGGCCGAGGCCAGCATGGCGATGAGGGTCTCGGGAATCTGCGGCATGTAGATGACCACCCGATCGCCCTTGCGGATGCCGAGCGACCGGAGCGCGTTGGCGAAACGGTTCACCTCGCGATAGAGTTCGAAATAGGTGAACTTGCGCTGATCGCCGGGTTCGCCCTCCCATATCAGGGCGAGCTTGTTCTTGTTGGCGGTCTCGATGTGGCGGTCCAGGGCGTTGTACACGATGTTGCAACGCGCACCGGGGAACCAGCGGTAAAACGGCGCGTCCTTGTCGTCCAGAACCTGGTCCCACTTCTTGAACCAGTCCAGTTCGTCGGCGGCCTCTTCCCAGTACCCCACAGGGTCCATGCGGGCGAACTTGCGCGCCGCATCAAGCTCCTGGGGATTGACATTGGCTTCAATGACCAACTGCGGAAGCGGACGAAAAACCCGTTCTTCCATGAGCAAACTATCTATCGCACCTGAGTGGTCCATATATCCTCCTCGCCGACAACCGGAAAAACCGGTTTTGCGAGTCTCATTCATACCAACTCCGTCACGCAACTCCCGCCTTATTCGGTCAGCGGTAGCAGCGGCGAGTTGAACGGTTACAAGCCGATGATCTTTTTCAATTCAGCTATACGCCTCCGGCTGATGGGCAGCTCGATACGCGTACGCCCGGCGGTTCGCAGCATGAAGTTGGAACCGGGCATGCTCGCTATTTCGGTAACCATGTCCAGGTTCACCAGATACTTGCGGTGCACACGGAAAAAGCGGTGAGGCCCGAGCCTGTCCTCCAGGTTCTTGAGCCGATAGGACGAAAGAAATTTCTGGTTGGCCGTATGCACGTAGGAATAGTCCTCAAAGGCCTCGACGAAAATAATCTGGTCGTAGGGAATGAGAATGGTGCGCCCGTCCTGGGTCACGGCCAGCTTCTCGATCTCGGGCCTGCGCCCGGTGCTCTGCCCCCAGGCCGCCTGCAATGCGGCCAGGAAGGAATCCTGTTCCTCTTCGGGCAAAGGCAATTTCACGGTCTGCTCGTCGGAATCCTCGACCTCATCCTCGAAGGCGTCAGCAGCCGGAGCCGGATGCGGCACTTCGCGGAACCGGGTCTTGAAGGTCTGAAGCCGGTCCATGGTTCGGGCCATGCGGCCGGGCGCGGGCGGCCAAAGCAGGTAATCGGTGGCCCCCAGCTCAAATGCGGCATAGGCCTGGTTCTCCGAATCCGAGATGAAAACCAGCGCGGGCTTGTTCTTGCGTCCAGCCAGCATCTGGGCCATCTCGATGCCCGAAACATCGCAGGGCAGATCCACACCCACGAAAAACACGCCGTAGTGGATGCATTCAAGCATTTCCATGGCCTCGAACGCGGAGACCGCTTCGCCCATCACCTGGATAAAGGGGACCTCGGACAGCACGTCGCGCAACGCGGTGCGAACCTCGGAGTCTGGATGGATGAGCAGGGCTTTCAGCTTGGGCATATTTCTGGTCTGTCCGTGTTTGGTGAAGACGAAATCTCCAATGCACCTTTATCCCTACGCATATTCGTGCGGGTTCGCAAGACTGGGAGACACACCAAACAATCCGGCTCTAATTTGCCCCCCTCCGATGCATGCTTTAGAAAAAAACCGGCTGCTGCATCTTGCCCCAGCCCCGTGAATTCTCTACATTCAACCATTATGAAGAATCCCTACCTGAACAGCCTGATCAGATTCCTGCGGTCTCACGTCCTCATGTCGTTCATCATTTACGGCGCTGCCGTCAGCGTGCTGGGCGGCGCCCTGTGGGTGACCTTCCAATTCGTGCAGCCGCTGCCTCCGAAAAAAGTCACCATGGTCTCCGGTGGTGAAGGCGGGGCTTACTACGCCTTTGCCAAACAGTACGCACAGTTCTTCAAGAAACACGGATATGAGCTTGAAGTCCTCACCTCCAAAGGCTCCATGGACAACCTGAACCGGATAAACGACCCGGAAGCCGACGTGCAGGCCGCGCTCATGCAGGGCGGCATCACCACAGCCGAACAACACCCCGACCTTGAAAGCCTGGGCAGCCTCTTTTACGAACCGATCTGGGTCTTCCACTCCAAACGGCTGCGGCTCAAGACCCTGGCCGACCTCAAGGGCCACAAGGTCGCCATAGGCGCAGAGGGCAGCGGTACCCATCATCTGGTCAGCACGCTGCTTGCGGAAAACGACATCACCGCCGAGACCGCGACCCTGATACCGGAAGGGATCAGCGAAGCGGCTCCCCAACTCCAGGACCGGAAGATCGACGCGCTCTTCGCCATCTCCGGGATCAACTCCCAAGCCGTGGAAGACCTAAGCCTGGCGCACAAGACCGTCAAACTGTATTCCTTTGACCGGGCCGAAACCTACGTCCGTACACACCATTATCTCAAGAAGCTGACACTGCCCCCGGGCGGCATCGACCTGATCAACAACCTGCCCGACAGCGATGTGACCCTGCTCGCGCCCACGGCCAACCTGGTGGTCAGGGAGGATTTGCACCCGGCCCTCAAATACCTCTTCCTGCTGGCCGCGGATCACGTGCACAAGGACGGCGACATGTTCGCCCCCTCCGGCCATTTCCCCAACAAGGAGGCCCTGCTCTTCCCCTTGAGCGACGAGGCCCGGAACTTCTACAAATCCGGCCCGCCCTTTCTCATGCGCTACCTTCCCTTCCAGTTGGCCATCACGGCGGAGCGGCTCAAGATCCTGCTCATCCCCCTGCTGACCCTGCTCTTCCCGCTGTTCAAGATCACACCGCCCGCCTACCGCTGGCAGATCCGGCGGCGTATTTTCAAGTGGTACAAGCACCTGAAAGAACTCGACATGAAAGCCTATGAGCTGACCGACCCCGCAGAAGCGCGGAAGATGCTGGAACAACTGGAACACATGGACCGCATGGTCCTGGAGACCTCGGTTCCCCTTTCCTACACCGACTACATATACTCCCTGCGGCTGCATATCCGCATGATCGAACAACGGCTGAAAGTGATCGCCGGCGAAATCAAGGAGCAGGACACGGTCTGATCCCCTGCCGACCCCAAAACAAGAACCGCCGGAAGTCTGACGACATCCGGCGGTTTTGTTTTGTCCAAGGGTTACTGCGTGGGCGGCGGCCCGCCCCGCACACCTTCGGGGGCGCAAACCGTTCCTTCGGGCGTGTCGCGGCAGACCCCTTTGAGCGGGCCGTGCGGGGTCTGCACGGTGCAACCATCCCCAACCGCCACTCCTTTGCAGGCAGTGAACGCTTCGGGCGGCGGTCCACGACGCTGCCCCCGCTGTCCCACACCCTGACCTTGCCCGCCCTGCCGCATATTCGGGCTATCGCCCATGGATTGGCGCCTGCCCTTCCATGCCGGAATGCGATGATTGGACGGCTCATAATAGGCCACCCCGCCCCCGGCCACGCAACGCACGAAGTTGAAAATGCGGATGTCGTCTCCCTGAGGGCCATGGCCCTGCGGATACCGACCCGGATCACCGGACTTGGGGTCGCTGCGTTGCGCCCCTGCACCGTGCACGTCGATAAAGGCCTTGGACTGACCGGAATTCGGAGGCGAAAAATACCCCATGGCCCGGCCAAAGGCTATATAGACCGCATGGCTCGGCTTGGGGCCATCCATATGCGTGGTAGAGGTCCAGAAATAGGATTCCACTTCCGAGACCGAAAAGATCGGGTCGATGGCCGCCGAATCCGAGGTCTTCGGGCTGCGCGAATACTCCACTATGGAATGCAGCTCCTTGGCCGAAGGCAGCCGCCAATCCGGGCGCCCGCCAAGATTCAGGTTCTCGCAATAGGCCAGGGCCTCCCCCCAGTTTCTGGTCTTGCCGTCATCCGCCTGCTGCCAGAGCAGCCCGGTGGCGCGGTCGGCCACTGTCCCATCCCCGTCCGTGTGAAAATCGTTTTTGCCGTAGTCGGGGTTGCCGCGCACGTACCGCATGTACCGGCTCTTTTGCTGACGGGAACGGACGGGATATCCCTTGATGCGCCCGTCCGCGAAATTCACGCCGAACGCGGTCTTCGCCCCGCCCATGGTGGTCCCGGCATACTCGGTCGACGACCAGTCCTGACAATCGATGATCCGGGCGCCCGCTTTCGTATCCCCCCACTTGAAATCAAAGTACCGGGTGTCGATGAAAGCGGTGGAACTGGCCTCGTCCGCCTGCACCCAGCCGTTGAAATCCATGAGCGAATACAATTCCTTGATGGTGGGAGCGCGCCAATCAGCATGGCCGCCCGCCCGGCAATCTTCAGCGCCGTCCATGCCCTCCTGCCAGCTCACCGGATTGCCTCTGGCCTTGACCCACATAAGCCCGGTGACCAGATCGGAAACCGTGCCGTCGCCGTTGTCTCTATAGTGTGGAAGATTCCCCTGATACTGAGAATCCTGACCGTTGAATTCCTCCCCCGGCCGGGGGCAGGATATCTGGCGAGAATCATCGAAACAGGCGTTCTGTCCGGTGTCCACGACCGGATACGAGGCAGGCCAGGCCTGACCGGCCATCAGGACCAACCCCAACCAACAAACAAGGATGCGCATTTTCATATCTCCTATCCAGTTTTAATCGCCGAACTCGGCCTGATGGTTACGAACCAATCACCGGCAACGCCTTTATGCAAGCCCAAAAAAACCGCCAGCCCGATTGATTCGGACTGGCGGAGAGTGATCGGTAAGTTTCCGGATTTGCTACAGCAACCTGTCGGCTATCTCCTTGGCGGCACGGCGCCCGGCGCCCATGGCCGAGATGACCGTGGCCGCGCCGGTGACTATGTCGCCGCCGGCGAACACGTTGGGTATGCTCGTCTCGCCGGTTTCGGGGTCGGCTTCGATGTAGCCCCATTTGTTCAGGGCCAGATCGGGCGTGGCCTCCAACAGGATCGGGTTGGGCCGGGTGCCGACCGCAATGATCGCCATGTCGCAGGGGAACTGTTCGGTTTCGCCCTCGATACAGACCGGAGCGCAGCGGCCGGACGCGTCCGGGTCGCCCAGCGTCATCTTCTGCACGGTGAGGGCCTTCAAACGGCCCTGGTTGTCGCCATGAAAAGAGACCGGACCGCACAGGCAGCGGATCTTGATGCCCTCTTCGATGGCGTGATCGATCTCCTCGCGACGGGCGGGCATTTCGTCCTCGGAGCGACGATAGACAATGGACACCTCTTCGGCCCCCATGCGCAGGGCGGTCCGGGCCGCATCCATGGCCACGTTGCCCGCGCCCAGCACGGCCACGCGACGGGCCTTGTAGGCCGGGGTGTCGTAGTTGGGGAATTCGTAGGCGCGGCCCAGGTTGACGCGGGTCAGATATTCGTTGGCGGAAAAAACACCCACCAGGTTTTCGCCGGGAACGCCCAGGAAACGGGGCAGGCCTGCGCCCACACCGATGAAGATGGCGTTGTATCCCTGGCTGAGCAGATCCTGAATGGTCACGGTCTTGCCGCCCACCCAATTGGTATGGAAGGTCACGCCCAGCTCCCGGAGGCCGTCCAGTTCACGGGCAACGACCTTCTTGGGCAGACGAAATTCCGGGATGCCGTAGATGAGCACGCCGCCCGGCTCGTGCAGGGCCTCGAACACGTCCACCTTGATGCCCCGTCCGGCCAGATATCCGGCCACGGTCAGGGAGGAGGGACCGGAGCCGATGCAGGCGACCTTCACATGTACATGTTCCAGCGCACAGACAGACAGGTCCGTCACCTCTTCGCAGGCGCTCTGCGCGGCGTAGTTGTCGGCCACATAGCGCTCCAGGCGACCGATGGCCACGGGCTCATGCTTCTTGCCGAGGATGCACCTGCCTTCACACTGGGTCTCCTGGGGGCAGACACGCCCGCAAACCGCAGGCAAAGAGTTGGTCCTGCGGATGGTGTTGAAGGCGCCCTCCAGGTCGTCGTCCACCAGACAGGCGATGAACCACCTGATGTCGATGTTGACAGGACAGCCCTGCTGACACAGGGGCCTCTTGCACTGCAAACAGCGTTCAGCCTCGACAATGGCCTGTTCTCGGCTGTAGCCCAGGGCCACCTCTTCAAAATTCCGGGCCCGCTCCTCGGGGTCCTGATGGGGCATCGGCGTCCTGGCCCGAACTTTCTTCTGTTTTTTATCGGCCATGACACTGACACTCCTTGCTGAACAATTCCATGGATTCCTCTTCCTGCTCCTTGAACTGCCACAGCCGGGTCTTCAGTTCCGCGAAATCCACCTGATGGCCGTCAAATTCCGGGCCGTCAACGCAGGCGAACAATGTTTTTCCACCCACGGTGCAGCGACAGGCACCGCACATGCCGATACCGTCCACCATGATGGAATTGAGCGACACCGTGGTCCTGGTCCCGAACGGAAGGGTCACCCGGCAGACCGCCTCCATCATGGGAACCGGACCGATGGCCACCACTTCGGCCACCTCGTCCTCGGTCTCCAGAATATCCTTGAGCACTTCGGTGACGAACCCCTTATGGCCCTCGCTCCCGTCATCCGTGGCAATGCGGACCTCGGGACAGAACGAAGAAAGTTCGGAGCAGAAAAGCAGCAGGCTCTTGGAGCGCGCGCCGATGATGGCGATGACGCGATTGCCCGCCGCCACATGGCCCTTGGCGATGTGGTGCATGGCCGCGATGCCGGTGCCGCCGCCGACACAGACCACGGTGCCCGACTTCTCGATGTGGGTGGCCTTGCCGAGCGGACCGCACACATCCATGAACTCGCCGCCTTCCTTCAGGGTATTCATCTCGGCGGAGGTCTTTCCCACCACCAGATAGACGATGGTAATGGTTCCCCTGACGGCATCGCAATCGGCAATGGTCAGGGGAATGCGCTCGCCGTGCTCGGTGGTGCGGAGCATGACGAAGTTGCCGGGTTTGGCTTTTTTTGCAATCTGAGGCGCGTCGATGACCATCATGGTGGTCTGCCCCGGAATCAACTCTACTTTTTTCAGGATCTTGTAACCCATGCGGACTCTCTCACTGGTTGAAATCTCACCCTTCCCTCGCAAAGCACCGAAAGATGTTCGGCAACAAGGACATTGCTAGTAGCTCCAAACAGGTCGGGTTGTCAAAAGTTGCGCAAATGCTTATAGTACCCACAGCGACTGATAGATTTGGATTTGCCAATTCCCACGGACGGGAAGCGGAAAACCACGGGTCCCTCTGGACAGAGCGTGACGAAAGTCACAGGGACGGCCGGGCTGCGATGTGCAATGCCACGGCCTTTTTTTGTGCGCAGGAAAAGGCTTAGGCACCGAGATCGTAGGAGAACCCCGTGAGGATATCCTCCCAGGCGAACGAACAGTACCGCAAGACTTCTGCGCTGGTTGAAAAGCCCAGCGAGAAGAAATCGGTACAGCCCCAGGCCAGAACGACCACCACATCGTTCGGTTTTCGGTTGGGCAAGTTCGGCCTGGATTACCGCGAGGAAACGACCGTCCTCGACCCCTCCCTTTCCCGCGACGTCCGCGAAAAGAAGGAAAAGGCCCGCGCCTTCGAGACCGAAGCCGAAGTGGAGGGCCTGCGCGCCCAGGTCGGTGCCGACGGCGCACGATATCGAGAGACCCAAACCACCGGGACCGCCTCCGGCCTACCCGCTCAAAGCCGAATCAAGACAGCCATGAACGCCTACGCCCAGGCAACGGCCCAGATCCTTCCCCCGCCCGGAAACATGCTGGCGAGCGTGGTCT
This window of the Pseudodesulfovibrio sp. S3 genome carries:
- a CDS encoding cytochrome c, with amino-acid sequence MKSKLVLAVATALITIFAVSMAFAMGGGNARKGKFLYRKNCRSCHGSSASDISPADKTQAEWTALFSDTGKIKCSPEWTISEEDLNDIFTYLHDYAKDSPSPAKCS
- a CDS encoding FecR domain-containing protein, whose amino-acid sequence is MSYCWSSHLRPDFSSSPGKKFTAAVLAVVLLMTLTMVTEARSAERAQTIGSVKTVSGTACLGRNGEQLPAKVGDYLLEGDTLITGADSSMGVIFRDDTLLSLGSRSQVRIDAFVFDPAQDNMNFLTNVTKGTAQYISGQIAKLSPEKMSVETPLSTIGIRGTRFLVKVD
- a CDS encoding OmpA family protein; the encoded protein is MKKLILTALCLMLLAGCGQTVVLMPDLDGHVGEVTVTAKSGETVTLNQANQAVRGKDDVYTVSDQELQSTFGEALAAQPEPTARFLLHFFSDSAKLKPESEALIPEIMESYRTRASTDVSVIGHTDTVGEKQYNYDLSVRRATAVKELLEAAGIPAEIIETTSHGEENPLVPTPDGKAEPRNRRVEVLVR
- a CDS encoding metallophosphoesterase family protein, yielding MTLIAIMSDVHGNLEALKQVLDDLQSHEVEAAYCLGDMIGYGPQPQECVDLLRERGVNCTMGNHEQGLINIHYLRQFNQPAADALRKTREMITEETYQWLVSRPKAIKAHGCRMVHGLPPDSVSEYLWKYKDDMAGVFARYSEEICFVGHTHALVRFTCRGGVCEKRPLPQGDTGLAPGMRHLVNIGSVGQPRDGDNRAKYGLFDPKTRILTMRFIPYDIRKTADLITEHGFNRGFADRLW
- a CDS encoding lactate utilization protein; this encodes MPDIEQTVSALTANGFTVYRTPNPDGARDIILNEILPGIMPRVVSFGDSLTLMETGVLDAFRADPEIEFIDTFEQGVDRPEILQRRRQALLSDLFLTGSNAVTTNGKLVNLDMVGNRVGGIVFGPEHVVITVGVNKIVPDANAAIQRIRTVAAPQNARRHNAKTPCAKTGRCMECKSPERICNVWTITEKSWPKGRIRVVLIDQELGL
- the acs gene encoding acetate--CoA ligase, which translates into the protein MDHSGAIDSLLMEERVFRPLPQLVIEANVNPQELDAARKFARMDPVGYWEEAADELDWFKKWDQVLDDKDAPFYRWFPGARCNIVYNALDRHIETANKNKLALIWEGEPGDQRKFTYFELYREVNRFANALRSLGIRKGDRVVIYMPQIPETLIAMLASAKIGAVHSVVFAGFSAKALRQRINDAQAKLLITADGFYRNGKIISIKETADEALIGACADCVESMVVVRRCNIGVDMVDGRDFHYEDLVRQERNEAPTEVMDADDPLFLLYTSGTTGKPKGIVHSHAGYMVGVNRTLTTVFDIKPTDIFWCTADSGWVTGHSAGVYGPLMAGTTSVMYEGHPNYPQADRLWSIVAKYGVTIFYTAPTMIRMLMRFGTQYPKQHDLSSLRLLGTVGEPISPEAWIWLYKVIGRSECPVLDTWWQTETGMFMISPLPISLLKPGSVTKALPGVEVDVVDKDGKPVPPGKGGLLVVTAPWPSMMTGLWNDDDRYKKYWEQIPGLYYAGDVAKKDEDGYIWIQGRADDVINIAGHRIGSAELEAAFGMHPAVCECAVIGVPDQIKGEAAKAFVLLNNDFTPNDDLIKELKKTIRNELGPVAVIKSIEFRDKLPKTRSGKLMRRVLKAEECGFEIGDLTGLDDD
- a CDS encoding LytTR family DNA-binding domain-containing protein, whose product is MPKLKALLIHPDSEVRTALRDVLSEVPFIQVMGEAVSAFEAMEMLECIHYGVFFVGVDLPCDVSGIEMAQMLAGRKNKPALVFISDSENQAYAAFELGATDYLLWPPAPGRMARTMDRLQTFKTRFREVPHPAPAADAFEDEVEDSDEQTVKLPLPEEEQDSFLAALQAAWGQSTGRRPEIEKLAVTQDGRTILIPYDQIIFVEAFEDYSYVHTANQKFLSSYRLKNLEDRLGPHRFFRVHRKYLVNLDMVTEIASMPGSNFMLRTAGRTRIELPISRRRIAELKKIIGL
- a CDS encoding TAXI family TRAP transporter solute-binding subunit encodes the protein MKNPYLNSLIRFLRSHVLMSFIIYGAAVSVLGGALWVTFQFVQPLPPKKVTMVSGGEGGAYYAFAKQYAQFFKKHGYELEVLTSKGSMDNLNRINDPEADVQAALMQGGITTAEQHPDLESLGSLFYEPIWVFHSKRLRLKTLADLKGHKVAIGAEGSGTHHLVSTLLAENDITAETATLIPEGISEAAPQLQDRKIDALFAISGINSQAVEDLSLAHKTVKLYSFDRAETYVRTHHYLKKLTLPPGGIDLINNLPDSDVTLLAPTANLVVREDLHPALKYLFLLAADHVHKDGDMFAPSGHFPNKEALLFPLSDEARNFYKSGPPFLMRYLPFQLAITAERLKILLIPLLTLLFPLFKITPPAYRWQIRRRIFKWYKHLKELDMKAYELTDPAEARKMLEQLEHMDRMVLETSVPLSYTDYIYSLRLHIRMIEQRLKVIAGEIKEQDTV